From Candidatus Cloacimonadota bacterium, a single genomic window includes:
- a CDS encoding DUF5320 domain-containing protein: MPRMDGTGPWGMGQLGREMGPCGRGAGCGRGRGLGARFRTRLTDNAGFSDMYPYNKDSLQTQKQELEAQLNWINNELNKEQ; encoded by the coding sequence ATGCCTAGAATGGATGGAACAGGACCTTGGGGCATGGGACAATTGGGCAGAGAAATGGGCCCCTGCGGCAGGGGAGCCGGTTGTGGTAGAGGACGCGGTTTGGGTGCACGCTTCCGTACTCGCTTGACAGATAATGCTGGATTTTCAGACATGTACCCTTATAACAAAGACTCGCTTCAGACTCAGAAGCAAGAGCTTGAAGCTCAATTGAACTGGATTAATAATGAACTGAATAAGGAACAGTAA
- a CDS encoding NifB/NifX family molybdenum-iron cluster-binding protein produces MKIIFTSSGEGWDAKIDPRFGRTDFILLYNEETDELSSIDNREIQGVAHGAGPKTAEKIFNLGADVLITGNGPGGNAASILSKMPLRIYIKASGMTIREAYEAYKNNKLTKGA; encoded by the coding sequence GTGAAAATAATCTTTACATCCAGCGGAGAAGGCTGGGATGCCAAAATTGATCCCCGCTTCGGCAGGACAGACTTCATCTTGCTGTACAATGAAGAGACAGATGAACTGAGCAGCATAGATAACAGAGAAATCCAGGGCGTGGCACATGGTGCTGGGCCTAAAACGGCAGAAAAGATCTTCAACCTTGGCGCAGATGTCTTGATCACTGGTAACGGCCCCGGTGGCAATGCTGCCTCCATCTTGAGCAAAATGCCGCTGAGAATATATATCAAAGCTAGTGGAATGACTATTCGCGAAGCTTATGAGGCCTATAAGAACAATAAACTAACAAAAGGAGCATAG
- a CDS encoding ATP-binding protein: MKEIVIISGKGGTGKSSICCALAHLWKDNAVIADCDVDAADMHLILHPQSSDSKDFFSGIKATIEVSTCSSCGLCASVCRFGAISEHEGKYLVNQLDCEGCAYCYRICPTGAISIPEQKVGQYHISQSRLGCTLIHAQLNIGAENSGKLVSKVKSVARHQAKQEHKDFLLVDGSPGIGCPVIASLSGAHLVILVTEASKSGFSDLKRVWELVKRFNIPGACIVNKADINSAICKEIKEYLRKEKILALGEIPYSEDFPAAISMGRTLIEQNESTWRPIFEKMGNAIKEIL; encoded by the coding sequence ATGAAAGAAATAGTAATCATATCCGGAAAAGGCGGAACCGGCAAAAGCTCAATCTGCTGTGCCTTGGCTCATTTGTGGAAGGATAATGCGGTAATCGCAGATTGTGACGTTGATGCTGCCGATATGCATTTGATTCTGCATCCGCAAAGCTCTGACAGCAAAGATTTCTTCAGTGGGATAAAGGCGACAATCGAAGTATCGACTTGCAGTTCCTGTGGTTTGTGCGCCTCGGTTTGCCGATTTGGCGCAATCTCCGAACATGAGGGCAAGTATCTGGTAAACCAGCTGGATTGCGAAGGTTGCGCATATTGCTATCGCATCTGCCCCACGGGAGCTATCAGCATCCCAGAGCAGAAAGTTGGGCAATATCACATATCACAGAGCAGGCTGGGCTGCACACTGATCCACGCACAACTGAATATCGGGGCGGAAAACAGCGGCAAGCTGGTCTCGAAAGTAAAAAGCGTAGCGAGGCATCAAGCCAAACAGGAACACAAGGATTTCCTTCTGGTGGATGGCTCTCCGGGAATCGGTTGCCCCGTGATTGCGTCTCTTTCCGGAGCACATTTAGTGATACTGGTTACAGAAGCCAGCAAATCTGGCTTTAGCGACCTGAAACGAGTGTGGGAACTGGTAAAAAGATTCAATATCCCGGGAGCTTGTATAGTAAACAAGGCAGACATAAATTCTGCTATCTGTAAAGAAATCAAAGAGTATCTACGTAAGGAAAAAATCCTGGCATTGGGTGAGATTCCCTATAGCGAGGATTTTCCTGCCGCCATCTCAATGGGAAGGACATTAATAGAACAAAACGAATCAACATGGCGTCCGATCTTTGAAAAGATGGGGAATGCCATAAAGGAGATATTGTGA
- a CDS encoding ATP-binding protein, with the protein MRIAIASGKGGTGKTTLAVNLALFAAENEPVLLMDLDVEEPNGSIFVEGELQNETVVYREVPQWDQSACTLCGKCSSLCAYNALLKLGETILVMPNLCHSCHACSELCPAEALPMKQESLGKLRHLQSGDLRFVESKLDIGLEQASPLIAESLKYADKMFPDIGLQIIDSPPGTACAMLSSVKTADFVVLISEPTPFGLHDLNLAVETIRQLSIPFGVVVNRDGIGNDDIYKYLEQEGIVLLARIPHQRRIAEIYSQGGLLYKAIPEIRTALDKILCYAKGIR; encoded by the coding sequence TGGCAGTAAACCTTGCTCTCTTTGCCGCCGAGAATGAGCCCGTCTTGCTGATGGATCTGGATGTGGAAGAGCCCAATGGCAGCATCTTTGTGGAAGGCGAATTGCAGAATGAGACTGTTGTCTATCGGGAAGTTCCACAGTGGGATCAAAGCGCTTGCACTCTGTGCGGAAAGTGTAGTTCCCTATGTGCTTATAATGCACTGTTAAAGCTGGGCGAAACAATTCTGGTGATGCCAAATTTATGTCATTCCTGCCATGCTTGCAGTGAGCTTTGCCCCGCGGAAGCCTTGCCAATGAAGCAAGAAAGCCTGGGCAAGCTGCGCCATCTGCAAAGTGGAGATTTGAGATTTGTGGAAAGCAAGCTGGATATCGGTTTGGAGCAAGCATCTCCCTTGATCGCAGAAAGTCTGAAGTATGCAGACAAGATGTTTCCCGACATAGGTTTACAGATTATTGACAGCCCTCCCGGAACAGCTTGTGCGATGCTCTCTTCGGTAAAAACTGCAGACTTTGTAGTGTTGATCAGCGAGCCTACTCCCTTTGGTTTACACGATCTGAATCTCGCCGTAGAGACGATACGCCAATTGAGCATTCCCTTTGGCGTGGTGGTGAATCGCGATGGTATTGGGAATGATGATATTTATAAGTACCTAGAGCAAGAAGGTATTGTGCTATTGGCGCGGATACCTCATCAACGCAGGATCGCCGAGATCTATTCGCAAGGAGGGTTGTTGTACAAAGCAATCCCGGAAATCCGGACTGCACTGGACAAAATACTCTGCTATGCAAAGGGAATACGATGA